In the genome of Nitratireductor sp. GISD-1A_MAKvit, the window ACTCACTCAGGCTGCAAACAGCGCTTTTGCGCCATCGGCGACGAACTGGACGGCCAGTGCCGCCAGAATCACACCCAGCAATCGGGTGAGAATGGAGCGTCCCGTTTCGCCCAGAAAACGGTCGACCCGCTCTGCCAGCGTGAAAACCGCATAGGTAATCAGAATGGTGGCAAGCAGGATACCCAGGAGCATCAGCATGCCGGAAATCGAACTGAACGAGCCCGAGAGCAGCACCGTGGCAGAGATCGCGCCGGGGCCGGCAATCAGCGGTATCGCCAGGGGAAAAGCTGCAATGTTGCGGATCATGTCGCGGGTGATTGCGCGCTCGGCGCTTTTCTCATGACGCTCCTGTCGCCGTTCGAAGATCATTTCGAAAGCGATGAAAAACAGAAGCAGCCCGCCGGCCACGCGGAACGCGGGCAGGGTTATGCCGAAAACGGCCAGAATGGCACTGCCGGCGAGGCCGAAAAGGGCCAGGACCGCAAATCCGATGATGGCGGCCCTTACCGCGACCTGATTGCGTTCCGAGCGGTTCATGCCGGCGGTCAGAGCCAGAAAGAGCGGCGCCAGACCGGGCGGGTCAACCGTCACAAGCAGTGTGACGAAGGCGTTGAACAGGATATCGTGGCCGGGCATGTGGTTTCTCTCTGGTCGGGCTTGAAGGCTGGCAAAACGCCTTCGAGATGCGGGAACGCTCGCAGACTGCGGCAATTTGTCAAGGAAGCCATCCCCAGCCAATGGATATCCGTCTGAAATCGCGTTGGATTTCCGGCACCGTTTTGTGGGGCTCAATTGGAGAATCGGCGCTGAGTCATATATAACAGCGCAGTGATTCCTCAATTTGATTGTGACGCGACTTGACTGACCAGACGACGCCGAACGGACCACGCGATCCTGACGATATCGAGCCGATTTCCATCGTCGAGGAAATGCAGCGTTCATATCTCGATTATGCGATGAGCGTGATCGTCAGCAGAGCGCTGCCTGATGCGCGCGACGGTTTGAAACCCGTCCACCGTCGCATACTCTATGCCTCGCATGAGAGCGGCTATCACTGGAACCGCAAATATGTGAAATCCGCGCGCCCCGTCGCCGATGTCATGGGTAAATATCACCCCCATGGCGATGCTGCCATTTACGACGCGCTGGTTAGGATGGCCCAGCACTGGTCCATGCGTCTTCCGCTGATCGATGGTCAGGGCAATTTCGGTTCCATCGATGGCGATCCGCCGGCAGCGATGCGCTATACCGAGTCACGGCTCACAAAGGGCGCGCACGAAATTCTGGAGGATATCGACAAGGACACCGTCGATTTCCAGGACACATATGATGGTTCCGGCCGTGAGCCCAAGGTGCTCCCGGCCCGCTACCCGAACCTTCTGGTCAACGGATCCGGCGGTATCGCGGTTGGCATGGCAACCAACATTCCGCCGCACAATCTGTCCGAGGTAATCGATGGATGTGTCGCACTGATCGACAATCCGGCCATGACGATCCCTGAATTGCAGGCCATCATTCCCGGCCCGGATTTCCCCACCGGCGGTCTGATCCTCGGACGTGCGGGCATCCGCAGTGCTTACGAGACCGGCCGTGGCTCGATCATGATGCGCGGCAAGGTGGCCATCGAGCCGGCGCGCAATGATCGCGAGGCCATCGTGATCACGGAGATTCCCTATCAGGTCAACAAGGCCTCGATGATCGAAAAAATGGCCGAACTGGTGCGCGACAAGCGCATTGAGGGCATTTCCGACATTCGTGATGAAAGCGACCGGCAGGGTTACCGCGTCGTGGTGGAACTGAAGCGCGACGCCGTTGCCGATGTGGTTCTGAACCAGCTTTATCGTTTCACGCCGCTGCAGACCTCTTTTGGCGCCAACATGGTGGCCCTCAATGGTGGCAAGCCCGAGCAGATGAATCTGCTCGACCTGCTCAAGGCCTTTGTGCATTTCCGCGAAGAGGTGGTGAGCCGACGCACGAAATATCTTCTGCGCAAGGCGCGTGACCGGGCCCATGTGCTTGTCGGACTGGCGATTTCGGTGGCCAATATCGATGAGGTGATCAAGCTCATTCGTCATGCGCCCGACCCGCAGACGGCACGTGAACAGCTGATGGAGCGCCGCTGGCCGGCCGCCGATGTGGAAGCGTTGATCCTGCTGATCGATGATCCGCGCCACCGCATCAACGAGGATGGCACCTACAATCTTTCCGAGGAGCAGGCGCGCGCCATTCTGGAGCTCAGGCTGCAGCGCCTGACGGCGCTTGGTCGTGATGAAATTGCCGACGAACTGAACCAGATCGGCGCCGAAATCAGCAATTATCTCGAGATTCTGTCATCGCGCGCCCGTATTCAGCAGATCGTCAAGGATGAGCTCATTGGCGTGCGAGAAGAATTTGGCACCCCGCGCCGGACCGAAATCACCGAAGGCGGTGGCGATTTTGATGACGAGGATCTGATCCAGCGCGAAGACATGGTGGTCACGGTCACGCGCAAGGGCTACATCAAGCGCGTACCGCTTTCGATCTACCGTGCCCAGGCGCGTGGTGGCAAAGGCCGTTCGGGCATGTCGACCAAGGACGAGGATTTCGTTACCCGGCTGTTCGTCGCAAACACGCACACGCCGATCCTGTTCTTTTCCTCACGTGGCATCGTCTACAAGGAAAAGGTCTGGCGCCTGCCAATCGGAACACCACAGTCGGTGGGCAAGTTCCTGCGCAACATGCTGCCGCTTGAAGAGGGCGAAAGCATTACCACGATCATGCCGCTTCCCGAGGACGAGGACAGCTGGGGTGCGCTGGACGTGATGTTTGCCACGACCCGTGGGACGGTGCGTCGCAACAAGCTGTCGGATTTCGTGCAGGTCAACCGCAATGGCAAGATCGCCATGAAGCTGGACGACCCGAATGACGAGATTCTTGGCGTCTTCACCTGTACGGAAGATGATGACGTTCTTCTCACGGCAGCATCGGGCCAGTGCATTCGCTTCTGCGTGACCGATGTGCGTGTCTTTGCCGGACGAAACTCCATCGGCGTGCGTGGCATCAACCTTGCCGAGGGGGACCGGGTCATCTCGATGGCCATTCTTGCGCATGTCGATGCAAGTCCCGCCGAGCGTGCCGCCTATCTGAAACAGGCCGCAGCGGAACGGCGTCAGGTTTCCGGTGAAGATGAAGAGGTGGCTCTCACCAACGAGGATGTCGGTGAGGAGGAAAGCCTGTCTGTCGAGCGGTTCGATGAGCTCAAGGCGCGCGAACAGATGGTGCTCACCGTCAGCGAACTGGGCTATGGCAAGCGCTCATCCAGCTATGATTTCCGTGTGACGGGTCGCGGCGGAAAGGGCATTCGGGCCACCGATGTCGCAAAAACAGACGAGATCGGTCCGCTTATTGCTGCCTTCCCGGTCGAGCATGAGGATCAGATCATGCTCGTCTCGAATGCGGGGCAGGTGATTCGCGTGCCGGTCGACGGTATCCGCATTGCAAGCCGTGCCACAAAGGGGGTCACGATCTTCAACACGGCGAAGGGCGAGAAGGTCGTTTCCGTGGAGCGGATTTCCGATACGCAGGCGGAAGAAGAAGAAGAGGAAGAGATTGCGGGCTCGCAGGAGCCGGCAGAGGCAGCAGCGGTGGCCCCGGAAAACAGCGACGACGCCACCGAATGACCGGTGGCAGCGTCGATCACCGGCGCCGGGGATAGGAAGAGCCGCGCACGCGGTTCTCAAGCTTGACCCGGCTGGCCTCTTCGTGGAGGGCCGATCGCGGTGGCGATCAGCATGGCTATGGTCATGGCGGCTGCGAGCGTTATGATGAGCATGTCTTGTCTCCTTTGCCCTTTTAACGATGCAGGGTGCCATTTGGTTTCATGGCCAGTCTCGGCACCCTTGTATCGTTGGTGTCCCGATTAGCCGATCGGGTTCAAACCTGGCTTGAACCGGCTGTTCATTTTCGCTTCATCGACAATTGGGGGCTTCCGGGGTCATGCGCGATTGCTCAATTGCCTTCATCCTGCAAGACGGCTAAAAGCAGGCCATGAGCGAACGAACAGCTTTTTACGCCGGGTCCTTTGATCCCCTGACCAATGGTCATCTCGATGTGCTCAAGGGCGCGCTGACGGTGGCAGACCGTATCGTGGTGGGCATTGGCCTGCATCCCGGCAAGAAGCCGCTTTTCAGCTACGACGAGCGCGTTGCTCTGATCGAGCGTTCCGCGGTGGCGGAGCTTGGCGGGGACGCTGATCGCATCAAGGTCGTTGCATTCGACCGGCTGGTGATCGATGCCGCCCGCACACATGGTGCCGGCATCATGATCCGCGGGCTGCGCGATGGAACGGATCTCGACTATGAAATGCAGATGGCCGGCATGAACGAAACCATGGCGCCTGATCTCCAGACCGTTTTTTTGCCCGCCAGCCCCTCCGTCCGCACCATTACCGCCACACTTGTGCGTCAGATCGCCTCCATGGGCGGAGATGTAGCTCCGTTCGTGCCTTCCGTCGTTCTGGAAGCGCTCAACGCAAAATTTTCCGCCTGAAACCAAAAGGAGAGTTTCATGCAGCTTCGCAAGCTTGCCTCGACATTGTTCGTGGCTGGTGCCCTCATGGCTGGTCTGGGGCAGACCCTCGCCGCCGAGCCTGAAAACACGATGGTTCTCAAGCTCAAGAACGGTGACGTGACGATCGCACTGCGGCCCGATCTGGCACCAAGACACGTCGAGCAGGTCAAGGCGCTCGTCAAGGAAGGTGCTTATGACAACGTCGCCTTTCACCGGGTGATCGATGGCTTCAT includes:
- a CDS encoding MarC family protein, whose amino-acid sequence is MPGHDILFNAFVTLLVTVDPPGLAPLFLALTAGMNRSERNQVAVRAAIIGFAVLALFGLAGSAILAVFGITLPAFRVAGGLLLFFIAFEMIFERRQERHEKSAERAITRDMIRNIAAFPLAIPLIAGPGAISATVLLSGSFSSISGMLMLLGILLATILITYAVFTLAERVDRFLGETGRSILTRLLGVILAALAVQFVADGAKALFAA
- the gyrA gene encoding DNA gyrase subunit A yields the protein MTDQTTPNGPRDPDDIEPISIVEEMQRSYLDYAMSVIVSRALPDARDGLKPVHRRILYASHESGYHWNRKYVKSARPVADVMGKYHPHGDAAIYDALVRMAQHWSMRLPLIDGQGNFGSIDGDPPAAMRYTESRLTKGAHEILEDIDKDTVDFQDTYDGSGREPKVLPARYPNLLVNGSGGIAVGMATNIPPHNLSEVIDGCVALIDNPAMTIPELQAIIPGPDFPTGGLILGRAGIRSAYETGRGSIMMRGKVAIEPARNDREAIVITEIPYQVNKASMIEKMAELVRDKRIEGISDIRDESDRQGYRVVVELKRDAVADVVLNQLYRFTPLQTSFGANMVALNGGKPEQMNLLDLLKAFVHFREEVVSRRTKYLLRKARDRAHVLVGLAISVANIDEVIKLIRHAPDPQTAREQLMERRWPAADVEALILLIDDPRHRINEDGTYNLSEEQARAILELRLQRLTALGRDEIADELNQIGAEISNYLEILSSRARIQQIVKDELIGVREEFGTPRRTEITEGGGDFDDEDLIQREDMVVTVTRKGYIKRVPLSIYRAQARGGKGRSGMSTKDEDFVTRLFVANTHTPILFFSSRGIVYKEKVWRLPIGTPQSVGKFLRNMLPLEEGESITTIMPLPEDEDSWGALDVMFATTRGTVRRNKLSDFVQVNRNGKIAMKLDDPNDEILGVFTCTEDDDVLLTAASGQCIRFCVTDVRVFAGRNSIGVRGINLAEGDRVISMAILAHVDASPAERAAYLKQAAAERRQVSGEDEEVALTNEDVGEEESLSVERFDELKAREQMVLTVSELGYGKRSSSYDFRVTGRGGKGIRATDVAKTDEIGPLIAAFPVEHEDQIMLVSNAGQVIRVPVDGIRIASRATKGVTIFNTAKGEKVVSVERISDTQAEEEEEEEIAGSQEPAEAAAVAPENSDDATE
- the coaD gene encoding pantetheine-phosphate adenylyltransferase translates to MSERTAFYAGSFDPLTNGHLDVLKGALTVADRIVVGIGLHPGKKPLFSYDERVALIERSAVAELGGDADRIKVVAFDRLVIDAARTHGAGIMIRGLRDGTDLDYEMQMAGMNETMAPDLQTVFLPASPSVRTITATLVRQIASMGGDVAPFVPSVVLEALNAKFSA